One window of Cupriavidus oxalaticus genomic DNA carries:
- a CDS encoding NAD(P)-dependent oxidoreductase produces the protein MSAANSERTIVGFVGLGQMGKPMALNLIHADTDLRVTSKVQDPYRELQEAGATTADNLAGLADAKIVFLSLPGTAAVLDVLFGDGGLATLLRPGSIVVDTSTMEHGATMDIHARLTAAGIVFLDAPVSGMQSRAEAGTLTVMCGGAEQTFETVKPWLERMGNNVLYMGDAGSGQLTKLVNQLLFDINCAALAEILPMSRKMGLDPEKIASVINSGTGRSYASEFFLPRILARHFSDGYPLKAAYKDLVSAAELGARHCIPMPVLAAATATYQMSLLAGHGTSDKGAMTRFFEDMLAVQFSAAAPQMEKEHG, from the coding sequence ATGAGTGCCGCAAATTCCGAGCGCACCATTGTTGGCTTCGTTGGCCTCGGCCAGATGGGCAAGCCAATGGCTCTTAACCTGATTCATGCCGACACGGACCTGCGCGTCACGTCAAAAGTGCAGGACCCGTATCGGGAGCTGCAGGAAGCTGGCGCTACGACAGCCGACAATCTGGCCGGCCTGGCCGACGCCAAAATTGTGTTCCTGAGTCTGCCAGGCACCGCTGCCGTGCTGGATGTGCTATTTGGCGACGGTGGATTGGCAACGCTGCTTCGTCCGGGTTCCATCGTTGTCGATACCAGCACGATGGAGCACGGTGCGACGATGGATATTCATGCACGTCTTACTGCTGCCGGCATCGTGTTCCTCGATGCGCCGGTGTCGGGAATGCAATCGCGGGCTGAAGCCGGCACATTGACTGTCATGTGCGGCGGGGCGGAACAGACCTTTGAAACGGTGAAGCCGTGGCTCGAGCGCATGGGCAACAACGTCCTGTACATGGGTGACGCAGGTAGCGGACAGCTGACGAAGCTCGTGAACCAGTTGTTATTCGATATCAACTGCGCCGCTCTCGCAGAGATTCTTCCCATGTCCCGGAAGATGGGGCTGGACCCCGAGAAGATTGCGTCAGTCATCAACAGCGGCACGGGGCGTAGCTACGCATCGGAATTCTTCCTGCCCCGCATCCTGGCACGCCACTTCAGCGACGGCTATCCGCTCAAGGCGGCCTACAAGGACCTGGTCAGCGCGGCCGAGTTAGGCGCTCGCCATTGCATCCCGATGCCTGTGCTTGCCGCCGCTACCGCCACATATCAGATGAGTCTGTTGGCCGGCCACGGCACCAGCGACAAGGGCGCAATGACGCGTTTCTTTGAAGACATGCTTGCCGTGCAGTTCAGCGCCGCAGCACCCCAGATGGAGAAAGAACATGGCTGA
- a CDS encoding VOC family protein, whose protein sequence is MIHHLDHLVLTTSNEEACVDFYVGLLGMTLETFAEGRKAFKFGEQKINLHVKGKEFEPKAHLPVPGALDLCFIAAIPLDEVIAKLNARGARIIEGPVARTGANYRLRSIYLRDPDLNLIEISERADA, encoded by the coding sequence GTGATTCATCACTTGGACCATCTGGTCTTGACGACCAGCAACGAGGAAGCATGTGTCGATTTCTACGTCGGTCTGTTGGGGATGACCCTCGAGACCTTCGCAGAAGGCCGCAAAGCCTTCAAGTTCGGCGAGCAGAAAATCAATCTGCATGTGAAGGGCAAGGAATTCGAGCCGAAGGCCCATCTTCCCGTGCCTGGCGCCCTGGACCTCTGCTTTATCGCGGCGATTCCGCTCGATGAAGTCATCGCGAAACTGAATGCGCGGGGCGCTCGCATTATCGAAGGGCCGGTCGCCCGTACCGGCGCGAACTACCGCCTGCGTTCGATTTACCTGCGCGACCCCGACCTGAATCTGATTGAAATCTCCGAGAGGGCCGACGCATGA
- a CDS encoding DUF1484 family protein yields the protein MQEKARQQREAIIVGIPAETLESLDRIKAGLGSVLSLLEVESERLQACHGVHCLLAMIKTQLDLMAEELCPVA from the coding sequence ATGCAAGAGAAAGCCCGTCAACAGCGCGAAGCCATTATCGTCGGCATTCCGGCAGAAACACTTGAATCGCTCGACCGGATCAAGGCCGGCCTGGGTAGCGTCCTGTCGCTGCTGGAAGTGGAAAGCGAGCGCTTGCAGGCATGCCACGGCGTACACTGCCTGCTGGCAATGATCAAAACGCAACTTGATCTGATGGCAGAGGAGTTGTGTCCCGTGGCGTGA
- a CDS encoding sensor histidine kinase produces the protein MLLRRYRASLRAKLVSIVVAPLLVALVALLLLMALWGNRTFQALLAYKVNSDLLVAHEYFEHMVGGMKDRVLQEARSYALVDGLGRGSAMPAILADARRTHGLDFLQLLDPKGRLLAAAPAGAAGMDYAGWRVVESAAAGRPDAATDAWSAAQLAAVSGDLARRAQVTLRATANAAPTDRTMESRGMVVHAAAPVFDAAGKLVAILHGGTLLNHNLGFIDAINALVYQPESLPRGSQGTATLFLDDTRIATNVRLFHGERALGTRVSREVRDKVLTRGEKWLDLAFVVNDRYMSAYEPIVDSRGQRIGMLYVGYLARPISQAKDLALGVLVGLFLLLAVAGALFSLLWARRVFTPMTQMVGTMRALEAGNDNARVGPVRSEDELGQLAGQFDRLLSDVQQRNAELRDWADSLDGKVAERTRELEDANAVLRATRQQLITSEKLALAGQLTAGVAHEINNPIAVIQGNLDVARDILGPAAEPVRHELRLIDEQVRRIYLLTNRLLQFVRPEAYAGNTERLDVGEVAAGCVDLVRHMLKDAAIRVELACQATRRVRISRSELQQVIVNLVTNAIHAMPEGGILTLATRDWEGHGVTLHVRDTGRGIREEDLPNLFNPFFTTKKQMGTGLGLSISYALVERYGGRITVESTVGQGAEFIVWLREDGSAAQPEADGRG, from the coding sequence ATGCTGCTGCGCCGCTATCGCGCCTCGCTGCGCGCCAAGCTGGTGTCCATCGTGGTCGCGCCCCTGCTGGTGGCGCTGGTGGCGCTGCTGCTGCTGATGGCGCTGTGGGGCAATCGCACGTTCCAGGCCTTGCTGGCCTACAAGGTCAACAGCGACCTGCTGGTCGCCCACGAGTACTTCGAGCACATGGTCGGCGGCATGAAAGACCGCGTCCTGCAGGAGGCCAGATCCTATGCCCTGGTGGACGGTCTTGGCCGCGGCAGCGCCATGCCCGCCATCCTGGCCGACGCGCGGCGTACGCACGGCCTCGACTTCCTGCAACTGCTCGATCCCAAAGGGCGGCTGCTTGCCGCTGCGCCGGCGGGTGCGGCGGGTATGGACTACGCCGGCTGGCGCGTGGTGGAAAGCGCCGCGGCCGGCCGCCCGGATGCCGCCACCGACGCCTGGTCCGCCGCGCAGCTGGCTGCCGTCTCCGGCGACCTTGCCAGGCGCGCCCAGGTAACGCTGCGCGCCACCGCCAATGCGGCGCCGACCGACAGGACCATGGAATCCCGTGGCATGGTGGTGCACGCGGCGGCGCCGGTGTTCGATGCGGCGGGCAAGCTGGTGGCGATCCTGCACGGCGGTACGCTGCTGAACCACAACCTCGGCTTTATCGACGCGATCAACGCACTGGTCTACCAGCCGGAATCCCTGCCCCGTGGCAGCCAGGGCACGGCGACCCTGTTCCTGGACGACACGCGCATTGCCACCAATGTGCGGCTGTTCCATGGCGAGCGGGCCCTGGGCACGCGCGTCTCCCGCGAGGTGCGGGACAAGGTGCTCACGCGTGGCGAAAAATGGCTGGACCTGGCCTTCGTGGTCAACGACCGGTACATGAGCGCCTATGAGCCTATCGTGGACAGCCGCGGCCAGCGCATCGGCATGCTCTACGTGGGCTACCTGGCCAGGCCGATCAGCCAGGCCAAGGACCTCGCGCTGGGCGTGCTGGTGGGCCTGTTCCTGCTGCTGGCCGTGGCGGGAGCGCTATTCTCGCTGCTGTGGGCCAGGCGCGTGTTCACGCCGATGACGCAGATGGTCGGCACCATGCGCGCGCTCGAGGCCGGCAACGACAACGCGCGCGTCGGCCCGGTGCGCAGCGAGGATGAACTGGGCCAGCTCGCTGGCCAGTTCGACCGGTTGCTGTCGGACGTGCAGCAGCGCAATGCCGAGCTCAGGGACTGGGCGGACTCGCTAGACGGCAAGGTCGCCGAGCGGACCCGCGAGCTCGAGGATGCGAACGCGGTGCTGCGCGCGACCCGGCAGCAGCTGATTACCTCGGAAAAGCTTGCGCTCGCGGGGCAGCTTACCGCGGGCGTGGCCCATGAGATCAACAATCCGATTGCGGTGATCCAGGGCAACCTGGACGTGGCCCGCGATATTCTCGGCCCGGCCGCGGAGCCGGTCCGGCATGAATTGCGGCTGATCGACGAGCAGGTGCGACGCATCTACCTGCTGACCAACCGGCTGCTGCAGTTTGTCCGGCCGGAGGCCTACGCCGGCAATACCGAGCGCCTGGATGTGGGCGAGGTCGCGGCCGGCTGCGTGGACCTGGTCCGGCATATGCTGAAGGACGCGGCCATCCGGGTCGAACTGGCCTGCCAGGCCACACGCCGCGTGCGCATCAGCCGCAGCGAACTGCAGCAGGTCATCGTCAACCTGGTGACCAATGCCATCCACGCCATGCCGGAGGGCGGCATCCTTACGCTGGCCACGCGCGACTGGGAAGGGCACGGCGTGACGCTGCATGTGCGCGACACGGGCCGCGGCATCCGCGAGGAAGACCTGCCCAACCTGTTCAATCCGTTTTTCACCACCAAGAAGCAGATGGGGACCGGCCTCGGCCTGTCCATCAGCTATGCGCTGGTAGAGCGCTATGGTGGCCGCATTACGGTGGAAAGCACGGTGGGGCAGGGTGCCGAGTTCATCGTCTGGCTGCGCGAAGACGGGTCTGCGGCGCAGCCAGAGGCGGATGGCCGAGGGTGA
- a CDS encoding YciI family protein: protein MTKYLISFPGRAMQVPAEDFAAVGEAAHEVIREAKAAGVYVFGGGINEDVAPLMVASDGTVTNETYPQTKEFDGGFCVLQLPSREAAILWAAKIAKACRCSQELREFGYDPES from the coding sequence ATGACGAAATACCTTATCTCCTTTCCTGGAAGGGCGATGCAAGTCCCCGCCGAGGACTTTGCCGCCGTGGGCGAAGCTGCGCACGAGGTCATACGCGAGGCGAAGGCTGCAGGCGTGTACGTGTTCGGTGGTGGTATCAACGAGGATGTCGCACCACTCATGGTCGCCTCAGACGGCACGGTCACAAACGAAACCTATCCCCAGACGAAGGAGTTCGACGGTGGCTTCTGTGTCCTGCAGCTCCCGTCGCGCGAAGCCGCCATCCTGTGGGCTGCAAAGATCGCCAAAGCCTGCCGCTGCTCGCAGGAACTCCGCGAGTTTGGGTATGACCCCGAGAGCTGA
- a CDS encoding LysR substrate-binding domain-containing protein encodes MPQNFINPARVDFVTLRLFCAVAQTGSITKGAERCNLALSAASRRISDFETASNAVLMERNAHGIRLTPAGHVALQHAMRLFQGFELFSNELSEYSSGSRGHVRLWANMSALVEFLPSALESFLHLYPDTRVEVEEQLSGDIVRAIVEGLADVGIFVEGPPTHGLNVIPYQTDRLVVLCSKTHPLAGVDEIDFRSCLSYDFVGLNRGSSLLNTISSAAHDIGFPLRLRIQVRSFDAMSEMIASNLGIGVLPLGACFRKLEPWGLKAVRLVDDWAERRLLIATSASRALSGSAALLVEHLSKTPD; translated from the coding sequence ATGCCACAGAACTTCATCAATCCCGCTCGCGTCGATTTCGTCACTCTGCGTTTGTTCTGTGCCGTGGCACAGACCGGCAGCATCACCAAGGGTGCCGAGCGGTGTAACTTGGCGCTATCGGCCGCAAGCAGGCGGATTTCGGACTTCGAAACCGCCTCTAACGCAGTCCTGATGGAGCGGAATGCCCACGGCATTCGGCTGACGCCCGCTGGTCACGTTGCGCTTCAGCACGCGATGCGTCTTTTTCAGGGATTCGAGCTTTTCAGTAATGAGCTCAGCGAGTACTCAAGCGGTTCTCGGGGACACGTTCGGCTTTGGGCGAACATGTCCGCCCTGGTCGAATTTCTTCCATCTGCACTAGAAAGCTTTTTGCACCTTTACCCCGACACCCGTGTCGAGGTCGAAGAGCAACTCAGCGGTGACATCGTCCGTGCAATCGTGGAAGGACTGGCAGACGTAGGCATCTTCGTCGAGGGTCCACCAACGCACGGTCTGAACGTCATCCCCTATCAAACTGACCGGCTCGTTGTACTTTGCTCGAAGACGCACCCGTTGGCGGGGGTGGACGAAATCGACTTCCGAAGCTGTCTTTCCTATGACTTCGTGGGCCTGAATCGAGGCAGTTCGCTGCTTAACACCATCTCTAGCGCGGCACATGACATTGGCTTTCCGTTGCGGCTGCGCATCCAGGTTCGAAGCTTTGACGCCATGTCCGAAATGATTGCTTCTAATCTGGGGATAGGTGTACTTCCGCTCGGCGCATGCTTTCGAAAGCTCGAGCCGTGGGGTCTGAAAGCCGTTCGGCTTGTAGATGACTGGGCAGAGCGGAGGCTGCTTATCGCCACGAGCGCCTCCCGCGCTCTGTCCGGTTCAGCTGCCCTTCTTGTCGAGCATCTGAGTAAGACGCCTGACTGA
- a CDS encoding sigma-54-dependent transcriptional regulator, which translates to MSERQSNAAEADNWQRRTILVVDDEAGMRSFLSRALEGKVGSVLTADSAEAGAALLEQRHVDLILLDVALPGASGMEWLQALRAAGNPADVILMTAFADMDTAIAALRSGAADFIVKPFRVDQVLNAIRRCFNQARLARENYLLRRELDKYTIHKDFIGESEAMKKLMALVARVAPMPSTVLVTGESGTGKEVVARELHRLSGRQGQFVPLNCGAMAPEIIESELFGHAKGAFTGAAGARHGLFLYADGGTLFLDEISELPLAMQAKLLRVIEDRRIRPLGTEREIAVDVRIVAACNRNLANEVAAGRFRQDLFYRLDVVAVTIPPLRTRPEDVVPLAEHFSEQLSAQLGLPPVPLSPSLVCLLKAYDWPGNARELRNLVERALILGEYPVELLAHAAEPRDADTPPTHDAAADDATLLEAVERRHILQVLAAEGGNRVEAARRLGISRRTLDRKCLQWGLRA; encoded by the coding sequence ATGAGCGAACGACAAAGCAACGCCGCCGAAGCCGATAACTGGCAGCGCCGCACGATCCTGGTGGTGGACGACGAGGCCGGCATGCGTTCGTTCCTGTCGCGGGCGCTGGAAGGCAAGGTGGGCAGCGTGCTTACGGCCGACAGCGCCGAAGCGGGCGCCGCGCTGCTGGAGCAGCGCCATGTGGACCTGATCCTGCTGGACGTGGCGCTGCCCGGCGCCAGCGGCATGGAGTGGCTCCAGGCATTGCGCGCAGCCGGCAATCCCGCCGACGTCATCCTGATGACGGCCTTCGCCGACATGGACACGGCCATTGCCGCGCTGCGCTCCGGCGCGGCGGACTTCATCGTCAAGCCGTTCCGCGTCGACCAGGTGCTCAACGCCATCCGGCGCTGCTTCAACCAGGCCCGGCTCGCGCGCGAGAACTACCTGCTGCGCCGCGAGCTGGACAAGTACACCATCCACAAGGACTTCATCGGCGAGTCCGAAGCCATGAAGAAGCTGATGGCGCTGGTCGCGCGGGTCGCACCGATGCCGTCCACGGTGCTGGTGACGGGCGAGTCCGGCACCGGCAAGGAAGTGGTGGCGCGCGAGCTGCACCGGCTCAGCGGCCGCCAGGGCCAGTTCGTGCCGCTGAACTGCGGCGCGATGGCGCCCGAGATCATCGAAAGCGAGCTGTTCGGCCACGCCAAGGGCGCTTTCACCGGCGCGGCCGGCGCGCGCCACGGGCTGTTCCTCTATGCCGATGGCGGCACGCTGTTCCTGGACGAGATCTCGGAACTGCCGCTGGCGATGCAGGCCAAGCTGCTGCGCGTCATCGAGGACCGGCGCATCCGCCCGCTCGGCACCGAGCGCGAGATCGCGGTGGACGTGCGCATCGTTGCCGCCTGCAACCGCAACCTGGCCAACGAAGTCGCCGCGGGGCGCTTCCGCCAGGACCTGTTCTACCGGCTCGACGTGGTCGCCGTGACCATCCCGCCGCTGCGCACGCGGCCGGAAGACGTGGTGCCGCTGGCCGAGCATTTCTCCGAGCAGCTGTCGGCGCAGCTGGGGCTGCCGCCGGTGCCGCTGTCGCCGTCGCTGGTGTGCCTGCTCAAGGCCTATGACTGGCCAGGCAATGCGCGCGAGCTGCGCAACCTGGTGGAGCGGGCGCTGATCCTGGGCGAGTACCCGGTCGAACTGCTGGCCCATGCCGCCGAGCCGCGTGACGCGGATACGCCGCCGACGCATGACGCAGCCGCCGACGACGCCACCCTGCTCGAAGCCGTCGAGCGCCGGCACATCCTGCAGGTGCTGGCGGCGGAGGGCGGCAATCGCGTGGAAGCCGCGCGCCGGCTCGGCATCTCGCGCCGCACGCTGGACCGCAAATGCCTGCAGTGGGGCCTGCGCGCTTGA